The following are from one region of the Abiotrophia defectiva ATCC 49176 genome:
- the pip gene encoding prolyl aminopeptidase, producing MLGYLNTPVFASHHIPVGCGHTLYVEEAGNPQGCPVVFLHGGPGGQVGESSRRFFNPEFYRIVLVDQRGCGKSQPFLSLEANTVLDSVADLEIIRQTLDIEDWHVFGGSYGSTLALTYAIHHAERVKSLILRGIFLGRQEDSDWLFQFGASEFYPEAFALFRDFIPQEEQGDLVAAYYRRMIGGDQDLAEEAMKRWSAWEGSVITLRPNFPAPDAELAPVDRSLGLLEAHYFANKMFWGEDNYILNRAHLLKEIPMSIFHGRYDVDCRPSGAYALAQACPHAKFQIVEEAGHSPQDAPLFEALLGAMEAIKQVQMS from the coding sequence ATGCTAGGTTATCTTAATACACCAGTTTTTGCCAGCCATCATATTCCGGTTGGTTGTGGACATACCTTATATGTGGAAGAAGCAGGCAACCCTCAAGGTTGTCCAGTAGTCTTCTTGCACGGTGGTCCTGGTGGGCAGGTTGGGGAGTCGTCCCGGCGTTTCTTCAATCCTGAATTTTACCGGATTGTGCTAGTTGATCAACGTGGTTGTGGCAAAAGTCAGCCCTTCCTATCCCTTGAGGCGAATACAGTCTTGGATAGTGTGGCTGACTTGGAGATTATTCGACAGACACTCGACATTGAGGACTGGCATGTATTTGGAGGTAGCTATGGCTCGACCTTGGCTTTGACCTATGCCATTCATCATGCAGAGCGGGTTAAGAGCTTGATACTGCGCGGAATTTTCTTGGGGCGCCAAGAAGATTCTGATTGGCTCTTCCAGTTTGGCGCTAGCGAGTTCTACCCTGAAGCCTTTGCCTTGTTTAGAGATTTTATCCCCCAAGAGGAACAAGGTGATTTAGTAGCAGCCTACTATCGCCGGATGATTGGGGGTGATCAGGACCTAGCAGAAGAAGCCATGAAACGTTGGAGTGCCTGGGAAGGTTCCGTTATTACACTCCGACCAAATTTCCCTGCTCCAGATGCAGAGCTAGCGCCAGTTGACCGCTCTCTCGGCCTGCTAGAAGCCCATTATTTTGCTAACAAAATGTTCTGGGGTGAAGATAACTACATCCTTAATCGTGCTCATCTACTCAAGGAGATTCCTATGTCAATTTTCCATGGCCGTTATGATGTCGATTGCCGTCCGAGTGGGGCCTATGCCTTAGCACAGGCTTGTCCTCATGCTAAGTTCCAAATTGTCGAAGAAGCAGGCCATTCGCCTCAGGATGCGCCACTCTTTGAGGCCTTACTAGGGGCAATGGAAGCTATTAAACAAGTCCAAATGTCATAG
- a CDS encoding dihydrofolate reductase, giving the protein MLTLVYAQDQAGGIGYQNQLPWHLPNDLKFFKQVTLGHAILMGRRTFESMGCRLLPGRTSYVLTRQEDYKSEIEGLHRVHDLEEIKSLAQDQEVMVIGGAEIFAALLPLADRVIRTQIKATFPADTFVADLDQDQWQCVEIQEGLVDDKNQYAHQFEWWVRRSKEGKSC; this is encoded by the coding sequence ATGCTGACTCTTGTATATGCCCAAGACCAAGCGGGCGGGATTGGTTATCAAAATCAACTGCCTTGGCACTTGCCCAATGACCTCAAGTTTTTTAAGCAAGTGACACTCGGTCATGCTATTTTGATGGGGCGCAGGACCTTTGAATCCATGGGCTGCCGTCTCTTACCAGGGCGAACTAGTTATGTCTTGACTCGCCAAGAAGACTATAAGTCCGAAATTGAAGGCCTACACCGTGTTCATGACTTAGAAGAAATCAAAAGCTTGGCGCAAGATCAAGAAGTCATGGTCATCGGGGGCGCAGAAATTTTTGCTGCCTTATTGCCTTTAGCAGACCGAGTGATTCGAACACAGATTAAGGCAACTTTTCCGGCAGATACCTTCGTCGCTGACCTAGATCAAGACCAGTGGCAATGTGTAGAAATTCAAGAAGGACTCGTTGATGATAAAAATCAATATGCTCACCAATTTGAATGGTGGGTCCGTCGCTCCAAGGAGGGAAAATCATGCTAG